The Homo sapiens chromosome 5, GRCh38.p14 Primary Assembly genome includes a window with the following:
- the PAIP2 gene encoding polyadenylate-binding protein-interacting protein 2 isoform X1 — protein MKDPSRSSTSPSIINEDVIINGHSHEDDNPFAEYMWMENEEEFNRQIEEELWEEEFIERCFQEMLEEEEEHEWFIPARDLPQTMDQIQDQFNDLVISDGSSLEDLVVKSNLNPNAKEFVPGVKYGNI, from the exons ATGAAAGATCCAAGTCGCAGCAGTACTAGCCCAAGCATCATCAATGAAGATGTGATTATTAACGGTCATTCTCATGAAGATGACAATCCATTTGCAGAGTACATGTGgatggaaaatgaagaagaattCAACAGACAA ATAGAAGAGGAGTTATGGGAAGAAGAATTTATTGAACGCTGTTTCCAAGAAATgctggaagaggaagaagagcatGAATGGTTTATTCCAGCTCGAGATCTCCCACAAACTATGGACCAAATCCAAGACCAGTTTAATGACCTTGTTATCAGTGATGGCTCTTCTCTGGAAGATCTTGTg GTCAAGAGCAATCTGAATCCAAATGCAAAGGAGTTTGTTCCTGGGGTGAAGTACGGAAATATTTGA